Proteins encoded within one genomic window of Misgurnus anguillicaudatus chromosome 18, ASM2758022v2, whole genome shotgun sequence:
- the LOC129430024 gene encoding adhesion G-protein coupled receptor F1-like has translation MPELQTFDYSRRTVQVQTVNEYDCINDMLGVGNIGDNVTGQCEKGLEGYITYECKQINVAKIWAELQRDCVLQAFKDLERRYDVLFVDEMPVFMTDLRNTVVQNNTVITQSADTVKAIVDILNTIASISQTITISQPVMEDFLKTVDIILSDESKNTWTELNSDNKTENKSTDLLQAIETMSDRLSNDDYMIKETSIQLHRKTITNSFTKTFSLPNSTTQIVIPSVLEPTLITIIIFTNLDNALPTRNTSNNDSKTSENIINGDVVVVRVNETINNISFTFDTTDPSLTNPQCVFWNFSLDRWDSTGCKVKRFENKTVTCECNHTTSFSILMSPFAVDNPALAYITYIGVAISLASLLLCLFIEAIVWKSATRNDTSYMRHVSIVNIAVSLLIADTCFIIGAAIADQEQPISVGRCSPVVFFMHFFYLAVFFWMFISALLLLSRTITVFSQMSKTNMMVIAFTFGYCAPLLIAAITVASTAGPQHYITKENACWLNWYESKALLAFVIPALTIVGFNLLVLIVVVMRMRRIGAHEKHTLVVIVQCVAILTPIFGLTWGLGIGTMVSRGLIIHMMFAILNSLQVQESLQTLLQNLSTRILPPQQHSS, from the exons ATGCCAGAATTACAAACTTTTGATTATAGCAGGAGGACAGTCCAAGTTCAGACAGTCAATG AGTATGACTGTATAAATGACATGCTTGGAGTTGGAAATATAGGTGACAATGTTACGGGCCAGTGTGAAAAAGGCCTGGAAGGCTACATAACTTATGAATGTAAACAGATAAATGTCGCAAAAATATGGGCAGAATTACAGAGAGATTGTGTTCTTCAAGCATTCAAAGACCTTGAAAGGAGATATGAT GTTTTGTTTGTGGATGAGATGCCAGTGTTTATGACAGATCTCCGTAACACTGTAGTGCAAAATAATACTGTGATAACACAATCTGCTGACACTGTCAAAGCCATTGTTGACATACTTAACACAATTGCTAGTATCTCACAAACTATTACCATCAGTCAACCTGTGATGGAG GATTTTCTTAAAACAGTGGACATCATTTTATCAGATGAATCTAAAAACACATGGACAGAATTGAACAGTGacaacaaaacagaaaacaaaagcaCTGATCTTCTTCAAGCTATTGAGACTATGAGTGATCGTCTCTCTAATGATGATTATATGATTAAGGAAACCTCCATTCAGTTACATAGAAAAACAATTACAAACTCATTTACTAAAACATTTTCACTGCCAAACTCAACTACTCAGATTGTGATACCAAGTGTTCTTGAACCGACCCTCATAACCATTATAATCTTCACAAACCTTGACAATGCTTTACCAACTCGAAATACTTCTAATAATGACAGCAAGACATcagaaaacatcatcaatggagACGTGGTTGTTGTTAGAGTaaatgaaacaattaacaacatttcatttacttTCGATACTACAGATCCATCATTGACAAATCCTCAGTGTGTCTTTTGGAACTTTTCTCTGGATCGATGGGATTCCACTGGATGTAAAGTCAAGCGCTTTGAGAATAAAACAGTTACATGTGAATGCAACCACACAACGTCTTTTTCAATCCTGATGTCACCGTTTGCAGTTGATAACCCAGCCTTAGCCTATATAACATACATTGGTGTAGCTATTTCATTAGCCAGCTTACTTCTGTGCCTCTTCATTGAGGCGATCGTATGGAAGTCAGCAACAAGAAATGACACGTCGTACATGCGTCACGTCTCAATAGTCAACATCGCTGTGTCACTGCTGATCGCAGACACCTGTTTTATCATCGGAGCTGCAATTGCAGACCAAGAGCAGCCGATCTCAGTGGGTCGCTGCAGTCCAGTAGTTTTCTTCATGCACTTTTTTTACCTGGCTGTTTTCTTCTGGATGTTCATTTCAGCACTTTTGCTTCTTTCCCGCACCATCACGGTCTTTTCTCAAATGTCAAAGACTAATATGATGGTCATTGCCTTCACTTTTGGTTATTGTGCACCTTTGCTCATAGCGGCTATTACTGTCGCATCCACAGCTGGACCTCAACACTATATCACAAAAGAAAATGCATGTTGGCTGAACTGGTATGAATCTAAGGCCCTGCTGGCATTTGTGATTCCAGCTTTGACTATTGTTGGCTTTAACCTCCTGGTTTTGATTGTGGTTGTGATGCGGATGAGAAGGATTGGTGCACATGAGAAACACACTCTTGTGGTCATTGTACAATGTGTGGCCATTC